The following are from one region of the Dioscorea cayenensis subsp. rotundata cultivar TDr96_F1 unplaced genomic scaffold, TDr96_F1_v2_PseudoChromosome.rev07_lg8_w22 25.fasta BLBR01000204.1, whole genome shotgun sequence genome:
- the LOC120253771 gene encoding chromatin modification-related protein EAF1 B-like: protein MTGSMTSPVASQMSNMSNSNKLIKTIANRDRGRKHKETKMTTGQSGSRNPWAAFDWAQIGELVSNAINRTLQFKLHYFFRKPKESKERHKALMDRSAGDGADSAEDSGSSQPYYLAFQRRGPAS from the exons ATGACTGGGTCCATGACTTCACCCGTTGCTTCTCAGATGAGTAATATGTCTAATTCAAATAAGCTCATCAAAACAATTGCTAATCGGGATCGTggaagaaaacataaagaaacaaAG ATGACTACAGGACAATCAGGGTCTAGAAATCCATGGGCAGCATTTGATTGGGCCCAAATTGGGGAGCTAGTGAGCAATGCTATCAACAGAACTCTCCAATTCAAG TTGCATTACTTCTTCCGGAAACCTAAAGAGTCCAAGGAACGCCATAAAGCTCTAATGGACAGAAGTGCTGGGGATGGTGCTGATAGTGCAGAAGATTCTGGTTCTTCTCAGCCATATTACCTGGCATTCCAAAGGCGTGGACCTGCTTCTTAA